In the Clostridia bacterium genome, AAGTGCACGAAAACGGGCACAAATTAGAGCATTACTGTGATACGCTACGACTCGCAGAGATGTGATGAGGTTTTCTCCAGAGTTAAGGTTTCGGACCGAAACTGGATCAGCTGGGCTCATCCTCGTGCTGAATCGTGCGGAATGGGGGGTATATTCCGCCTCGAGTTGGCCCAGATCACCTGAAGCGGGCCCGCAAATGGAAGAGACAGGCCACATCAACATGGCTCAACGTTGCTTCGGTTTGCACTACGCCGCCAATGAGATGTGCAGCCGAAATGCCGAGTTCGTGCGGATCACCGAAGACGCAGGATTCCAGTGGTTCCGCGAGTGTGAGGTAGATCGGGAGATAGATAGGGGCAATCCTGAGCATGCTGTGATGCCATGGCTGGCAGCAGGATGCTTACTAGCTGCTCGCGAACCACCCGCGGGCTACCCGCGGGCTACTCGGGGGCTATTCGCGGGCTACTCTTCGCGAGGTCGGGACGTCCTTCAGATTGCCGATTCTGTGCGTGTTGTACGAAATCCGTACGGATCTTCGCGGAAGCTGTACGGATTCCGTACGCCTCCAGGCCCAATCCACCGCCAATCCGGTCCGAGAGAGCGTCTTTTTCCCATCTTATGCCTATTTGCGCCCCGATTCATGGCGCTCAGCGCTGTTTTTGGCTGCTGAACTCCGATTCCGAAGGCCGCACGCCCATTCCGCCTTCAGCGCCGTACGAAATCCGTACAGGTCATCGGCGCGTCCAGTACGAAATCCGTACAGGTCGCCCATCATCGGCACCCGTGACGACGCAGGGCTGGAGGTTTTTCCCATGAGGAACACGCCACATATGAAAACTCAGAGGATGAATGCCCAATGGTGCTGAATGTGGGCCATGAATACGTGGCGGGTGAATGAAGCCCTAGGCCTTGCTTACCGGAAAGGCCTAGGGCTCTTGCGCTTTCGGGATTAAGCGGCGCCGGCTTATGGCAAGCTCCTAGCAAGCTCCTGGCAAGCTCCTGGCAAGCTCCTAGCAAGCTCCTAGCAAGCGCTGTAGCCGCACAGTTTGCACTCGCTGCATCCAGACGCGTATATCAGAGAGTAGTTTCCGCACTGTGGACAAAGGTCATGTCGGGTGACGTGCTTACCGTGCCCACCATGATCCTCATCGTGGCCATCTTCATGGGAGTGGCTTTCGCTGCTGGAACTATCATCATCGGATTCAGCCGCGTCGCCTCCGTTGCCCACGAACGGGAGAGTCGCCTGCTGTGACGAGTCACACGTGCCCTCAGGCCCAGACGCGGCGGCCTCACTGCTAGCGGACTGACCAGCTATGCCGCGCTCGGGAGGAGTGGCCCATTCCGGACCCGCATACTTCGACTGGATGCACTGCTCAAGCATTCGCCCTATGGCATCCGGCACCGACAGGACGCGGTTTGGGCCGAACCCGATCTGGCCGGATCCTCCAATTCCGCGAAGCTGTCGCGCTACCTCTGTAGGGTCAATTCCGGCGCGAAGGGAGAGGGAGATGAGGCGCGCGATGCTCTCCGTGAAAGCATATATGTCGGTGCCCGCTCTTCCGATCTGGCAGAACATCTCGAACGGAGTGGAATCGTATAGGTTCATCGTGGCCCACAGGGTTCCAGACGGAGTGGCGATTCGCTTCGTGACGCCGCACAGCGTTTCCGGCCTGTCGATGGGCTGGAGACGCCCCCATAGCGTGGAATCCACGGTGTATGGCTTCCTTCCGCGAGGGGTCGGCGCCTCCTCCATTAGCTTCGGCTCCGGTTTCCGTTTGGAAGAGATCACTTCGCTCTCCCGGCTTCCAGATCTGTAAACGGTGATGCCCTTGCACCTGAGCCTGTGCGCGAGCAGGAATGCCTGCTTCACGTCGTCGCGCGTGGCGTCGTAGGGCAGGTTGATCGTTTTGGATACTGCGTTATCGATTCCTCGCTGTACGGCCGCCTGGATCCTGGCATGCCACTCCCATGGGATCTCCAGAGCTGTGCGGTACAGCATCACCATGTCTGCCGGTATACCCTCAATGCCATCGAGAGACCCGCCGTTGGCTGCGATCTTCTCCATAAGCTCATCCGAGTAGATGCCGCGCCTCTTTGCGTCGGCGAGGAACAGCGCGTTCACCTGGGTGAGGGTCTTTCCTCCCAGCACGTTCTGCTTCGTAAATGCTACGCCGAACAGAGGCTCGCAGCCTGAGGATGCGTTCGCAATCATGCTGATGGTCCCGGTGGGCGCAACAGTGGTCACAGTTGCATTACGGATCGGAGGATCGCCGGCCTTGGCGAAAACGCTATCGGCGAAGGCGGGGAATGGACCGCGCTCCACTGCCAGGGCGCATGATTTCACCTTGGCCTCCCGGGTTATGAACCTGGCGATAAGCTCCGAGAGAAGCTCGGCCTTCTCCGACGCGTATGCCACCTTGAGCATTATGAAGAGATCCGCAAGACCCATGAAGCCAAGGCCGATCTTTCGGGTGGTTCTCACCATCCGGTCGATCTCCGGGAGAGGGTATCTGCTGACGTCGATGATCGAATCGAGAAAATCGACTGCGCTATGTACGACAGTGCGAAGCAAGCTCCAGTTCACGTGGCGAATCTCATCCGCAAGCACGCCTGCGCATAGGGCGGCAAACTCGTGATCAGCCCACCCGGCATCAAGGCCAAGCTCAACCAGGACCTGCTCACTTGAGGCAGGCTCTTCCCTGTGCATCTTCTGAAGGTTGACTGATCCCAGGTGGCATGCTTCATACGGAAGGAGCGGCTGCTCTCCGCATGGATTGGTGGCGGTTATTCTGCCAATAGCAGGTGTTGGGTTCTTCTCTTCCAGGCGATCCAGAAACACCACGCCCGGCTCTCCGTTGCGCCATGCGTGATCAACAATGAGGCCGAAGATGTCCTGTGCCCTGCGAACCCCTGCGCTCTCGCGGGTTCGCGGATTGACAAGATCATAGCTTTCATCTGCCTCGACTGCTGCCATGAATGAATCCGTGATCCCAACCGAGATGTTGAAGTTCGACAGGGCGGAGTTATCCACCTTGCACGTGATGAAGCTCTCGATATCCGGGTGATCCACTCGAAGAATGCCGATGTTGGCGCCTCTTCGCTTTCCACCTTGCTTGATGATCTCGGTTGCCGAGTTGAAGACTGTCATGAACGATACCGGCCCCGACGCTACCCCGCCTGTGGATCTTACAACGTCGCCTCTGGGCCTGAGTGACGAGAAATCGAAACCTGTGCCTCCGCCTGACTGATGTATGAGTGCTGCACCGCGCACAGCATCGAATATCCTGGGGAGAGAATCCTCCACCGGAAGCACGAAGCATGCTGCGTTCTGGGAATCGTTCGTTCCAGCATTCATCCACGTTGGAGAG is a window encoding:
- a CDS encoding adenosylcobalamin-dependent ribonucleoside-diphosphate reductase → MGPIDDSVLERRMALTPEALTILETRYLLRDKEGKATESPEQMCLRLAVEAAKAGVQYEGNTQTEQERVNLFYWLLVESLFSPNSPTWMNAGTNDSQNAACFVLPVEDSLPRIFDAVRGAALIHQSGGGTGFDFSSLRPRGDVVRSTGGVASGPVSFMTVFNSATEIIKQGGKRRGANIGILRVDHPDIESFITCKVDNSALSNFNISVGITDSFMAAVEADESYDLVNPRTRESAGVRRAQDIFGLIVDHAWRNGEPGVVFLDRLEEKNPTPAIGRITATNPCGEQPLLPYEACHLGSVNLQKMHREEPASSEQVLVELGLDAGWADHEFAALCAGVLADEIRHVNWSLLRTVVHSAVDFLDSIIDVSRYPLPEIDRMVRTTRKIGLGFMGLADLFIMLKVAYASEKAELLSELIARFITREAKVKSCALAVERGPFPAFADSVFAKAGDPPIRNATVTTVAPTGTISMIANASSGCEPLFGVAFTKQNVLGGKTLTQVNALFLADAKRRGIYSDELMEKIAANGGSLDGIEGIPADMVMLYRTALEIPWEWHARIQAAVQRGIDNAVSKTINLPYDATRDDVKQAFLLAHRLRCKGITVYRSGSRESEVISSKRKPEPKLMEEAPTPRGRKPYTVDSTLWGRLQPIDRPETLCGVTKRIATPSGTLWATMNLYDSTPFEMFCQIGRAGTDIYAFTESIARLISLSLRAGIDPTEVARQLRGIGGSGQIGFGPNRVLSVPDAIGRMLEQCIQSKYAGPEWATPPERGIAGQSASSEAAASGPEGTCDSSQQATLPFVGNGGDAAESDDDSSSSESHSHEDGHDEDHGGHGKHVTRHDLCPQCGNYSLIYASGCSECKLCGYSAC